One genomic segment of Nonomuraea coxensis DSM 45129 includes these proteins:
- a CDS encoding carboxyl transferase domain-containing protein yields MFKRVAIVNRGEAAMRLIHAVKDLSAETGARIETVALYTDADRDATFVREADLAHLLGPASARPYLDHAVLERALTETGADAAWVGWGFVAEDPAFAELCEKIGVTFIGPGAEAMRRLGDKIGAKLLAEEAGVPVAPWSRGEVATLEQALRAGQQIGYPLMLKASAGGGGRGIRVIGSERELADAYERTRQEALRAFGSGVVFLERLVTGARHVEVQVIADGQGTAWALGVRDCSIQRRNQKIIEESASPVLSEEQTAELKASAERLAKAVGYRGACTVEFLYHPGEELFAFLEVNTRLQVEHPITEVTTGTDLVRLQLHVAAGGRLEGPPPVETGHAVEARLNAEDPDRDFAPAPGRVARLVLPAGPGIRVDTGVREGDVIPAAFDSMIAKIIAYGRDREQALGRLRRAMADITVIIEGGATNKSFILDLLDQPEVITAQADTGWIDRVRAEGRLISHRHSAVALVAAAIRAYRDEEELSLRRLLSTAYGGRPQVRHDPGRPLDLKLRGVGYRVSVARVGQERFRVGVSGGGAVHHADVEVDRFDAHSGQIVVNGRRFRLVSAAHGPTHLVEVDGVTHRISRDEGGVVRSPAPALVVAAPLAVGDEVEAGAPILVLESMKMETVLRAPFRARVRECPVPVGSQVETGAALMRLEPLTDDSPQEEAGVAEIDLPAEPADVPAAERAARGLRHLRGLLLGFDADPQGHRRVLSGYLAARDELGDRVLEGELDLLTVFADLCELSRNKPSGDLGSEPDSAVHSPREFFHSYLQSLDVERAGLTEGFQAKLAKVLAHYGVTSLDRTPELESAVFRIFLAQQRMSTGVAIVSELLRRWLAGPPPQESLSEPAGLTLEHLVEATQVRFPTLTDLARGVVFRWFAQPLLRRNRAEVYAAVRGHLRHLDRDPHAPDRAERIQAMVASAEPLVRLLGQRIGRPGRDHAPLLEVLTRRYYGNRGLSEVVARTIDGCRFVTATRAGSDGATRVVATAADIAALPDALGAAATLTAEAAEPEAAIDLYVTWEDQPDDDAMAVRLGGLVARHARPAGVQRITVIVAGTGGAVMHHHFTFRPDGAGLAEDRLIRGIHPQIAHRLQLERWREFDLTRLPSVDEEIYLFKAVAKSNPTDERLLAMGQVRDLTPLREADGRLVALPAVEDALTAGLDAIRNFQAQRPQNKRLDTNRIMMYVWPATEISHDELNALVQRILPTTVGAGLEEVLFVARQRNAAGELSEVAVRITLDAGHGASLYVEKPSAEPVRPLDDYRQKVLRAARRGSVYPYELSAMLGRFTEHDLDEHGALVPVDRPKGNNTAAIVAGVVSTPTERHPEGVTRVVLLGDPTKALGALSEPECSRVIAALDLAERMRVPLEWYALSAGARISMTSGTENMDWVAAALKRIVEFTQAGGEINIVVAGINVGAQPYWNAEATMLMHTKGVLVMTPDSAMVLTGKQSLDFSGGVSAEDNFGIGGYDRVMGPNGQAQYWAPNLRVAHDVLMAHYDHTYVAPGETGPRRAVTSDPADRDISSYPHVVAGSDFGTVGEIFSAEHNPDRKKPFDIRTVMRALADQDHPVLERWAGMADAETAAVQDAHIGGRPVCLIGIESRAVPRRGFPPTDGPDTYTAGTLFPRSSKKTARAINAASGNRPLVVLANLSGFDGSPESMRKLQLEYGAEIGRAIVNFEGPIVFCVISRYHGGAFVVFSKALNPNMTVLALEGSFASVLGGAPAAAVVFSSEVNHRTATDARVTELQGRLSGLIGAERAALNAQLVEVQAAVRAEKLSEIAAEFDRVHSIQRAVEVGSVDEIVSVAELRPRIIEAIERGLAGQAAARS; encoded by the coding sequence GTGTTCAAACGTGTCGCCATCGTCAACCGCGGAGAGGCCGCGATGCGGCTCATCCACGCGGTCAAGGACCTCTCGGCGGAGACCGGGGCGCGGATCGAGACGGTCGCCCTCTACACCGACGCCGATCGTGACGCCACCTTCGTCAGGGAGGCCGATCTCGCCCACCTGCTCGGGCCCGCCTCGGCCCGGCCCTACCTCGACCACGCCGTCCTGGAGCGGGCGCTCACCGAGACCGGGGCGGACGCGGCCTGGGTCGGCTGGGGCTTCGTCGCCGAGGACCCGGCCTTCGCCGAGCTGTGCGAGAAGATCGGGGTCACCTTCATCGGGCCGGGCGCCGAGGCCATGCGCCGGCTCGGCGACAAGATCGGCGCGAAGCTGCTCGCCGAGGAGGCCGGCGTCCCGGTCGCGCCGTGGAGCCGCGGCGAGGTGGCCACCCTGGAGCAGGCGCTGCGCGCCGGCCAGCAGATCGGCTACCCGCTGATGCTCAAGGCGAGCGCCGGCGGCGGCGGGCGGGGCATCCGCGTGATCGGCTCCGAGCGGGAGCTGGCCGACGCCTACGAGCGCACCCGCCAGGAGGCGCTGCGCGCGTTCGGCTCCGGCGTGGTGTTCCTGGAGCGGCTGGTCACCGGGGCGCGGCACGTCGAGGTGCAGGTCATCGCCGACGGCCAGGGCACCGCGTGGGCGCTCGGCGTACGCGACTGCTCGATCCAGCGGCGCAACCAGAAGATCATCGAGGAGTCCGCCTCCCCCGTCCTGTCGGAGGAGCAGACCGCCGAGCTCAAGGCCTCGGCCGAGCGGCTGGCCAAGGCGGTCGGCTACCGCGGCGCCTGCACCGTGGAGTTCCTCTACCACCCCGGCGAGGAGCTGTTCGCCTTCCTGGAGGTCAACACCCGGCTGCAGGTCGAGCACCCGATCACCGAGGTCACCACCGGCACCGACCTGGTCCGGCTGCAGCTCCACGTGGCCGCGGGCGGCAGGCTGGAGGGGCCGCCGCCGGTCGAGACCGGCCACGCCGTGGAGGCCCGGCTCAACGCCGAGGACCCCGACCGCGACTTCGCGCCGGCCCCGGGGCGCGTCGCGCGCCTGGTGCTGCCCGCCGGGCCCGGCATCCGCGTCGACACCGGCGTCAGGGAGGGCGACGTCATCCCGGCCGCGTTCGACTCGATGATCGCGAAGATCATCGCGTACGGGCGCGACCGCGAGCAGGCACTCGGCCGGCTGCGCAGGGCGATGGCCGACATCACCGTGATCATCGAGGGCGGCGCCACCAACAAGAGCTTCATCCTCGACCTGCTCGACCAGCCCGAGGTCATCACCGCCCAGGCCGACACCGGCTGGATCGACCGCGTACGCGCCGAGGGCCGCCTGATCAGCCACCGGCACTCCGCCGTCGCCCTCGTCGCCGCCGCCATCAGGGCCTACCGCGACGAGGAGGAGCTCAGCCTCCGCCGGCTCCTGTCCACCGCCTACGGCGGCCGGCCGCAGGTGCGGCACGACCCGGGCCGTCCGCTGGACCTCAAGCTCCGCGGCGTCGGCTACCGGGTGAGCGTGGCGAGGGTCGGGCAGGAGCGGTTCCGGGTCGGCGTCTCCGGCGGCGGCGCCGTGCACCACGCGGACGTCGAGGTCGACAGGTTCGACGCCCACAGCGGCCAGATCGTGGTCAACGGCCGCCGTTTCCGCCTGGTGTCGGCCGCCCACGGCCCGACCCACCTGGTCGAGGTCGACGGCGTCACCCACCGGATCAGCCGCGACGAGGGCGGCGTGGTCCGCTCGCCCGCTCCCGCGCTGGTCGTGGCGGCGCCGCTGGCCGTCGGCGACGAGGTCGAGGCGGGCGCGCCGATCCTGGTGCTGGAGAGCATGAAGATGGAGACGGTGCTGCGCGCGCCGTTCCGCGCGCGGGTCCGCGAATGCCCGGTGCCGGTAGGCAGCCAGGTCGAGACCGGGGCGGCCCTGATGCGCCTGGAGCCGCTCACCGACGACAGCCCGCAGGAGGAGGCGGGCGTCGCCGAGATCGACCTGCCCGCCGAGCCTGCCGACGTGCCCGCCGCCGAGCGGGCCGCGCGCGGCCTGCGGCACCTGCGCGGGCTGCTGCTGGGCTTCGACGCCGACCCGCAGGGTCACCGGCGGGTGCTGTCCGGCTACCTGGCCGCCCGCGACGAGCTGGGCGACCGCGTGCTCGAAGGCGAGCTGGACCTGCTCACCGTCTTCGCCGACCTGTGCGAGCTGAGCCGCAACAAGCCGAGCGGCGACCTCGGCTCCGAGCCCGACAGCGCGGTGCACAGCCCGCGCGAGTTCTTCCACAGCTACCTGCAGAGCCTCGACGTCGAACGCGCCGGCCTCACCGAGGGCTTCCAGGCCAAGCTCGCCAAGGTCCTCGCCCACTACGGCGTCACGAGCCTCGACCGGACACCGGAGCTGGAGTCCGCGGTGTTCCGGATCTTCCTGGCGCAGCAGCGGATGAGCACGGGCGTCGCGATCGTGTCGGAGCTGCTGCGCCGGTGGCTGGCCGGCCCGCCGCCGCAGGAGTCGCTGAGCGAGCCCGCCGGGCTCACCCTTGAGCACCTGGTCGAGGCCACGCAGGTCCGATTCCCCACGCTGACCGACCTGGCCCGCGGCGTGGTGTTCCGCTGGTTCGCCCAGCCGCTGCTGCGGCGCAACCGCGCCGAGGTGTACGCGGCGGTCCGCGGCCACCTGCGCCACCTCGACCGCGACCCGCACGCGCCCGACCGCGCCGAGCGGATCCAGGCGATGGTGGCCAGCGCCGAGCCGCTGGTCCGGCTGCTCGGCCAGCGGATCGGCCGGCCGGGGCGCGACCACGCGCCGCTGCTGGAGGTGCTGACCCGGCGCTACTACGGCAACCGCGGCCTGTCGGAGGTCGTCGCCCGGACGATCGACGGCTGCCGGTTCGTCACGGCCACGCGCGCCGGCTCCGACGGGGCGACCCGCGTGGTCGCCACCGCCGCCGACATCGCCGCGCTGCCCGACGCCCTCGGGGCCGCCGCCACGCTCACCGCCGAGGCCGCCGAGCCCGAGGCCGCCATCGACCTCTACGTCACCTGGGAGGACCAGCCCGACGACGACGCCATGGCCGTACGGCTGGGCGGGCTCGTCGCCCGGCACGCGCGGCCCGCGGGCGTCCAGCGGATCACCGTCATCGTGGCCGGCACCGGCGGCGCCGTGATGCACCACCACTTCACCTTCCGGCCCGACGGTGCGGGTCTCGCCGAGGACCGGCTGATCCGCGGCATCCATCCGCAGATCGCGCACCGCCTGCAGCTCGAACGGTGGCGCGAGTTCGACCTCACCCGGCTGCCGTCGGTGGACGAGGAGATCTACCTGTTCAAGGCCGTCGCGAAGAGCAACCCCACCGACGAGCGGCTGCTCGCGATGGGCCAGGTCCGCGACCTGACGCCGCTGCGCGAGGCCGACGGCAGGCTGGTCGCGTTGCCGGCGGTGGAGGACGCGCTCACGGCGGGCCTCGACGCGATCCGCAACTTCCAGGCGCAGCGCCCGCAGAACAAGCGCCTCGACACCAACCGCATCATGATGTACGTCTGGCCGGCCACCGAGATCTCGCACGACGAGCTCAACGCGCTGGTCCAGCGCATCCTGCCGACCACGGTGGGCGCGGGGCTGGAGGAGGTCCTGTTCGTGGCCCGCCAGCGCAACGCGGCGGGCGAGCTGAGCGAGGTCGCCGTGCGCATCACGCTCGACGCGGGCCACGGCGCGAGCCTCTACGTGGAGAAGCCCTCGGCGGAGCCGGTGCGGCCGCTCGACGACTACCGCCAGAAGGTGCTGCGGGCCGCCCGGCGAGGCAGCGTCTACCCGTACGAGCTGAGCGCCATGCTCGGCCGCTTCACCGAGCACGACCTCGACGAGCACGGCGCGCTCGTGCCGGTGGACCGGCCGAAGGGCAACAACACCGCGGCCATCGTGGCGGGCGTCGTCTCGACGCCGACCGAGCGGCACCCGGAGGGCGTCACCCGCGTGGTCCTGCTCGGCGACCCGACCAAGGCGCTCGGCGCGCTGTCGGAGCCGGAGTGCTCGCGGGTGATCGCCGCGCTCGACCTCGCCGAACGGATGCGGGTCCCGCTGGAGTGGTACGCGCTGTCGGCGGGCGCGCGCATCTCGATGACCTCGGGCACCGAGAACATGGACTGGGTCGCGGCGGCCCTCAAGCGGATCGTCGAGTTCACGCAGGCGGGCGGCGAGATCAACATCGTGGTCGCCGGGATCAACGTCGGCGCCCAGCCCTACTGGAACGCCGAGGCGACGATGCTCATGCACACCAAGGGCGTCCTGGTGATGACCCCGGACTCGGCGATGGTGCTCACCGGCAAGCAGTCGCTCGACTTCTCCGGCGGCGTGTCGGCCGAGGACAACTTCGGCATCGGCGGCTACGACCGCGTCATGGGCCCGAACGGCCAGGCACAGTACTGGGCGCCCAACCTGCGGGTCGCCCACGACGTGCTGATGGCGCACTACGACCACACCTACGTCGCGCCCGGCGAGACGGGGCCGCGGCGGGCCGTCACCAGCGACCCCGCCGACCGGGACATCTCGTCCTACCCGCACGTGGTCGCGGGCAGCGACTTCGGCACGGTGGGCGAGATCTTCTCCGCCGAGCACAACCCGGACCGCAAGAAGCCGTTCGACATCCGCACCGTGATGCGCGCGCTGGCCGACCAGGACCATCCGGTGCTGGAGCGCTGGGCGGGCATGGCCGACGCGGAGACGGCCGCGGTCCAGGACGCGCACATCGGCGGCCGGCCGGTCTGCCTGATCGGCATCGAGTCCCGCGCGGTGCCGCGGCGGGGCTTCCCGCCCACCGACGGCCCCGACACCTACACCGCGGGCACGCTCTTCCCGCGCTCGTCGAAGAAGACCGCCCGCGCGATCAACGCGGCGTCGGGCAACCGGCCGCTGGTGGTGCTGGCCAACCTGTCGGGCTTCGACGGCTCGCCCGAGTCGATGCGCAAGCTCCAGCTCGAGTACGGCGCGGAGATCGGCCGGGCGATCGTCAACTTCGAGGGCCCGATCGTGTTCTGCGTGATCTCCCGCTATCACGGCGGGGCGTTCGTGGTGTTCTCCAAGGCGCTCAACCCGAACATGACCGTGCTCGCGCTGGAGGGCTCGTTCGCCTCGGTGCTGGGCGGGGCGCCGGCGGCCGCCGTGGTGTTCTCCAGCGAGGTGAACCACCGCACGGCGACCGACGCGCGGGTCACCGAGCTGCAGGGGCGCCTCTCGGGGCTCATCGGGGCCGAGCGGGCGGCGCTGAACGCGCAGCTCGTGGAGGTGCAGGCCGCCGTGCGCGCGGAGAAGCTGAGCGAGATCGCCGCGGAGTTCGACCGGGTGCACAGCATCCAGCGGGCCGTGGAGGTCGGGTCGGTGGACGAGATCGTCAGCGTCGCGGAGCTGCGCCCCCGGATCATCGAGGCCATCGAGCGCGGACTGGCCGGCCAGGCGGCCGCCCGCTCCTGA